One part of the Desulfonema ishimotonii genome encodes these proteins:
- the manA gene encoding mannose-6-phosphate isomerase, class I: MKRISILKNPILEYAWGSRTAIPELLGTEPSDTPQAELWMGAHPKAPSEIRNGSQWESLLTQIENDPADILGSAVARKFGNRLPYLFKVLAAAEPLSVQAHPSREQAREGFARENRLGIPMTAPNRNYKDDNHKPECICALTPFWALNGFRNIPDMLWLMGSACPRTLADELAALGNQPDSDGLRAFFHTLMTLTPERHAEILAEALDNAQMLAQGNPIFKWLLRLSRAWPNDIGVLSPLFLNLVCLEPGQAMFLPSGELHAYLDGVGIELMANSDNVLRGGLTPKHVDVPELLRVLSFAPRELEILLPERVSAFEGKYPTAAEEFDLSVIMVREADDEAAVFTNSGAEILLCTDGAVRISGSGDAEELPVGKGTSVFIPARVREYRISGQGTLYRAAVSP, encoded by the coding sequence ATGAAACGCATCAGCATATTGAAAAATCCGATCTTGGAATATGCCTGGGGGTCGCGCACCGCCATACCGGAACTGCTCGGCACCGAACCGTCAGACACGCCTCAGGCCGAACTCTGGATGGGCGCACACCCCAAAGCGCCCTCTGAAATCAGAAACGGCAGCCAGTGGGAATCCCTGCTGACGCAGATTGAAAATGATCCCGCAGACATTCTGGGAAGCGCCGTGGCCCGGAAATTCGGCAACCGACTCCCCTATCTCTTCAAAGTCCTTGCCGCAGCCGAACCGCTCTCGGTTCAGGCCCATCCCAGCCGGGAACAGGCCCGTGAGGGATTTGCCCGTGAAAACCGGCTGGGGATTCCCATGACCGCCCCGAACCGGAACTATAAAGACGACAACCATAAACCCGAATGCATCTGCGCCCTGACGCCGTTCTGGGCGCTGAACGGCTTTCGCAATATCCCGGACATGCTCTGGCTGATGGGCAGCGCCTGCCCCCGGACCCTGGCGGATGAACTGGCCGCACTCGGAAACCAGCCGGACAGCGACGGACTCAGGGCCTTTTTTCACACACTGATGACCCTGACGCCGGAGCGGCACGCGGAAATTCTGGCTGAGGCGCTTGACAACGCGCAGATGCTCGCCCAGGGCAACCCGATCTTCAAGTGGCTGCTTAGGCTCAGCCGGGCGTGGCCGAACGATATCGGTGTACTCTCCCCGCTTTTTCTGAACCTGGTCTGCCTTGAGCCCGGACAGGCCATGTTTCTTCCGTCCGGTGAGCTGCACGCCTATCTCGACGGCGTCGGAATAGAGCTGATGGCGAACTCGGACAATGTGTTGCGGGGCGGGCTGACGCCGAAGCATGTTGACGTGCCGGAACTGCTCCGCGTCCTCAGTTTTGCGCCCAGGGAGCTTGAAATCCTGCTGCCGGAACGGGTCAGCGCCTTTGAGGGGAAATATCCGACCGCCGCCGAGGAGTTCGACTTGTCAGTGATCATGGTGCGGGAAGCGGACGATGAGGCCGCTGTTTTCACCAACAGCGGCGCGGAGATTCTGCTGTGTACCGATGGCGCTGTGCGGATCTCCGGTTCCGGTGATGCCGAAGAGCTGCCTGTCGGAAAAGGCACATCCGTGTTCATCCCGGCCCGTGTCCGTGAATACCGGATTTCCGGGCAGGGCACACTGTACCGGGCTGCGGTTTCTCCCTGA